One region of Natronorubrum aibiense genomic DNA includes:
- a CDS encoding TATA-box-binding protein, giving the protein MADPKDSINIENVVASTGIGQELDLQSVAMDLEGADYDPEQFPGLVYRTQNPKSAALIFRSGKIVCTGAKSTDDVHESLEIVFDELRELHIQVEEEPEIIVQNIVSSADLSRNLNLNAIAIGLGLENIEYEPEQFPGLVYRLDDPEVVALLFGSGKLVVTGGKKVDDARQAVDVIVKRLEDLGLLE; this is encoded by the coding sequence ATGGCGGACCCAAAGGACTCCATCAATATCGAAAACGTCGTCGCGTCGACTGGCATCGGACAGGAACTTGATCTTCAGAGTGTCGCGATGGACCTCGAGGGGGCTGATTACGACCCTGAGCAGTTCCCTGGGCTCGTCTACCGTACCCAGAACCCCAAGTCTGCTGCACTGATCTTCCGGTCAGGAAAAATCGTCTGTACTGGCGCAAAAAGCACTGATGATGTTCACGAAAGTCTGGAGATCGTCTTCGATGAGCTCCGCGAACTCCATATTCAAGTTGAGGAGGAGCCAGAGATTATCGTCCAGAACATCGTCAGCAGTGCCGACCTTAGCCGCAATCTCAACCTGAATGCGATCGCGATTGGGCTCGGCCTCGAGAATATCGAGTACGAACCAGAGCAGTTCCCTGGACTCGTCTATCGACTTGACGATCCAGAGGTCGTCGCCCTCCTCTTTGGCTCCGGAAAGCTGGTCGTCACTGGAGGGAAGAAGGTAGATGACGCCAGGCAGGCCGTCGACGTGATCGTCAAACGTCTCGAGGATCTCGGCCTACTCGAGTAA
- a CDS encoding SdpI family protein, whose product MNTHHRFGLTVGFVVLSGIVSLLTAPELPAKIVSNWNAAGEPNGTMPKTLALWLFPTLTAGLLLLFALIPRIDPFQANIAEFRPYYDWFIIVFTGYMLLLHVGIIAFNLGYEFDFTYLVLVGSAGLFYYCGILLTRAKRNWFVGIRTPWTLSNEDVWNRTHALGGTLFKLTAILTLIGLLFGKYALYFLVVPALLTAAVTVAYSYYLYNRLEQSEESSPDFEI is encoded by the coding sequence ATGAACACTCACCACCGATTTGGTTTAACAGTCGGGTTTGTCGTCCTCTCTGGCATCGTGAGTCTCCTTACTGCGCCTGAACTACCCGCAAAAATCGTCTCAAACTGGAACGCGGCAGGCGAACCGAACGGAACGATGCCCAAGACACTCGCTCTCTGGTTGTTTCCGACACTGACAGCGGGCTTACTTCTTTTATTCGCGCTTATCCCCCGAATTGACCCATTTCAAGCGAACATCGCTGAGTTCCGCCCCTATTACGACTGGTTTATCATCGTCTTTACGGGATATATGCTCCTCCTCCACGTCGGGATTATCGCCTTCAATCTCGGCTACGAATTCGACTTCACATATCTCGTACTCGTCGGATCTGCGGGTCTCTTCTACTACTGCGGTATCCTGCTCACACGAGCTAAACGCAATTGGTTTGTTGGCATCCGGACGCCGTGGACACTCAGTAACGAAGATGTCTGGAACCGGACGCACGCACTCGGAGGAACACTCTTTAAGTTGACCGCAATACTGACACTGATCGGACTCCTCTTCGGTAAATACGCGCTCTACTTTCTTGTGGTTCCCGCTCTCTTAACTGCTGCTGTGACTGTTGCATACTCATATTATCTGTACAACCGACTCGAGCAAAGTGAGGAATCGTCTCCAGATTTTGAGATATGA
- a CDS encoding MBL fold metallo-hydrolase produces MSTHSAAVRLVRNATMLVTLEETTFLVDPLFAPRGELPPIPDTPNDRTNPLVPMPDIELSYDVVVVTHRHPDHFDEAAKEALEADIPLFCQPEEVNAFIDEGFTDVRPVDDEAGFDDITIHRTPGRHGHGQLAEEMGPVSGFVFEADETLYLAGDTIWYDEVEQTFDRFDPDMVVLNGGEAQFNQGDPITMGVEDIAAVRDATDATVVVVHMEAINHCLLTRDEVRSETEDIHVPEDGEQVTL; encoded by the coding sequence ATGTCGACACATTCCGCCGCCGTTCGCCTCGTCCGGAACGCCACTATGCTTGTGACTCTCGAGGAGACGACGTTCCTCGTCGACCCGCTATTCGCGCCTCGTGGTGAGCTGCCGCCGATCCCGGATACGCCGAACGACCGTACGAACCCACTCGTTCCGATGCCTGACATTGAACTGTCCTACGACGTTGTGGTCGTCACCCATCGTCATCCGGACCACTTCGACGAGGCGGCAAAAGAAGCACTCGAGGCAGACATCCCGTTGTTCTGCCAGCCTGAAGAAGTGAACGCGTTCATCGACGAGGGCTTCACGGATGTGCGACCTGTCGACGACGAAGCTGGGTTCGACGATATCACCATCCACCGGACACCCGGACGCCACGGGCACGGACAGTTAGCCGAGGAGATGGGGCCGGTCTCTGGATTCGTCTTCGAAGCCGACGAGACGCTGTATCTCGCTGGCGACACGATCTGGTACGACGAGGTCGAACAGACATTCGACCGATTTGATCCCGATATGGTCGTTCTCAACGGCGGCGAAGCACAGTTTAATCAAGGCGACCCCATCACGATGGGTGTCGAGGACATCGCCGCTGTCCGCGATGCGACCGACGCCACGGTCGTCGTCGTTCATATGGAAGCGATCAACCATTGTCTCCTCACACGCGACGAGGTGCGGTCGGAGACGGAAGACATCCACGTTCCCGAAGACGGAGAGCAAGTCACTCTGTGA
- a CDS encoding DsrE family protein, which translates to MDLGIILETNDPERVWNAFRLANTALDADHTVEVFLLGDGVEAPDLEHEKFNPHGVMLKYTQNGGELFACGTCLDSRDLEADDLRPRSTMDDYLRIVEDAEKVLTIG; encoded by the coding sequence ATGGACCTTGGAATCATTCTCGAGACCAATGACCCTGAGCGTGTCTGGAATGCGTTCCGGCTGGCAAACACAGCACTCGATGCGGACCATACGGTTGAAGTCTTCCTCCTCGGAGACGGTGTTGAGGCACCAGACCTCGAGCACGAGAAATTCAATCCGCACGGAGTTATGCTCAAATATACTCAGAATGGTGGCGAACTCTTCGCCTGTGGGACGTGTCTCGATTCCCGCGATCTCGAAGCGGACGATCTCAGGCCACGTTCGACGATGGATGACTACCTCCGAATCGTCGAGGACGCCGAGAAGGTACTCACCATCGGTTGA
- a CDS encoding polysaccharide deacetylase family protein gives MRPVDEEKLREFETWLSLLTDGDLPERHKWKAWFCVAEYEQPDFEDVSALLRDNDASGSFVFLGRDAEEQAEIMEMLAADGHEIAFHSHRHHAYDDLSYDDAYDAITTGLAAIEDATGLAPDGFFAPFLKLSDGTVQAIEEVGFEWVLGMTDNEPDVIEITPPVIPFDTELMEEHSPSETMETLRTEAEADSAPFLFHPPVIEYNDGMDAFEEWIRAVEPVTVAEQIESGGTGMVLDCVRPVRLE, from the coding sequence ATGCGACCAGTTGACGAGGAAAAACTCAGGGAGTTCGAGACGTGGTTGAGTTTGCTCACCGATGGCGATCTCCCAGAGCGACACAAGTGGAAAGCGTGGTTCTGCGTTGCCGAATACGAACAGCCGGATTTCGAGGACGTCTCAGCGCTCCTCCGAGACAACGACGCCTCAGGGAGCTTCGTATTTCTCGGACGTGACGCTGAGGAACAAGCCGAAATCATGGAAATGCTTGCTGCCGACGGCCACGAAATCGCGTTTCATTCGCATCGCCACCATGCGTACGACGATCTCTCCTACGACGACGCTTACGACGCCATCACGACCGGGTTGGCAGCTATCGAGGATGCAACGGGGCTCGCTCCGGATGGCTTCTTTGCGCCATTCTTGAAACTCAGCGACGGGACAGTTCAGGCAATCGAGGAGGTAGGCTTCGAATGGGTACTCGGAATGACTGACAACGAACCCGACGTCATCGAGATCACACCGCCAGTGATCCCGTTCGACACGGAACTTATGGAAGAACACAGCCCTTCTGAGACGATGGAGACGTTGCGAACAGAAGCTGAGGCCGACAGTGCACCGTTCCTCTTCCATCCACCAGTGATCGAGTACAACGACGGGATGGATGCCTTCGAAGAATGGATCCGCGCGGTCGAACCTGTCACCGTCGCTGAGCAGATTGAGTCGGGTGGGACAGGTATGGTCCTCGACTGTGTGCGACCGGTCCGACTCGAGTGA
- a CDS encoding FAD-binding oxidoreductase, which yields MTITAPIDEPEYETLAQDTHGKVLRPGDDDYDEARSIWNAMINKEPAVIVRPAGAADVMTAVAFARDRDLLLSVKGGGHNVAGNAICDDGITIDLSSMSSVRVDPTSQTARVGPGATMADLDHETQAFGLATPGGVISTTGVAGVTLGGGIGWLSRKYGLSIDNLRSVDVVTADGELVTATEDENQDLFWAIRGGSGNFGIITSFEFDLHEVGPEVLFGPIVYPYEDAADVLTRYEEFTRGAPRECTVWANSVAAPPLPFLPEAIHGTTVLILMGFYAGDLEEGEAVLEPLREYGDPIADAVEPMRYTEVQSLLDELYAEGARNYWKAPNFTALSEETIDSIIEYANQSPTPQSEVLIHQVGGAVNDVASDATAYPHRDTEYIVTVGARWEDPAKDDECIAWVRKCHDALAEVATGGTYVNFEGDREGREQNAYSGNYDRLVELKNEYDPENIFRQNQNVKPTDWGQYQ from the coding sequence ATGACGATCACCGCTCCAATCGACGAACCCGAATACGAAACGCTTGCTCAAGATACTCACGGCAAGGTGCTCCGGCCCGGAGACGACGACTACGACGAGGCCCGATCGATCTGGAACGCGATGATCAATAAGGAACCAGCCGTCATCGTCCGCCCCGCCGGGGCAGCCGACGTGATGACCGCAGTGGCGTTTGCCCGTGATCGCGACCTCTTGCTCTCTGTAAAAGGTGGCGGTCATAACGTTGCTGGTAACGCCATCTGTGACGACGGTATTACGATCGATCTGTCTTCGATGTCATCGGTGCGAGTCGATCCAACAAGCCAGACTGCCCGCGTCGGACCCGGGGCGACGATGGCCGATCTTGACCATGAGACACAGGCGTTCGGTCTCGCGACGCCCGGCGGTGTCATCTCGACGACCGGCGTCGCTGGAGTCACACTCGGCGGCGGGATCGGATGGCTCAGTCGGAAATACGGCCTCTCAATCGACAACCTTCGTTCGGTCGATGTTGTTACTGCAGATGGGGAGCTCGTAACCGCAACCGAAGACGAGAACCAGGACCTCTTCTGGGCGATTCGCGGCGGGAGCGGCAACTTCGGGATCATTACGTCGTTCGAATTCGATCTCCACGAAGTCGGCCCCGAAGTGCTCTTCGGGCCGATCGTCTACCCGTACGAGGACGCAGCCGACGTGCTCACCCGCTACGAGGAGTTCACTCGAGGCGCGCCGCGGGAGTGCACCGTCTGGGCGAACAGCGTCGCGGCGCCGCCGCTTCCATTCCTTCCCGAAGCGATCCACGGAACTACGGTTCTCATACTGATGGGCTTCTACGCCGGCGACCTCGAAGAGGGCGAGGCGGTGCTCGAACCGCTCCGCGAGTACGGCGATCCCATCGCCGACGCCGTCGAACCGATGCGGTATACCGAGGTCCAGAGTCTGCTGGACGAGCTGTACGCTGAGGGTGCCCGAAACTACTGGAAGGCGCCCAATTTCACGGCCCTCTCCGAAGAGACGATCGACAGCATAATCGAATACGCCAACCAGTCCCCAACCCCGCAATCTGAGGTACTCATCCACCAGGTCGGCGGGGCCGTCAACGATGTCGCGTCGGATGCGACCGCATACCCACACAGGGACACGGAGTACATCGTAACCGTCGGCGCACGCTGGGAGGATCCGGCGAAAGACGACGAGTGCATCGCGTGGGTGCGAAAGTGTCACGACGCGCTCGCTGAAGTCGCAACGGGCGGGACATACGTCAACTTCGAGGGCGATCGGGAAGGCCGTGAGCAGAACGCGTACAGCGGGAACTACGACCGACTCGTCGAACTGAAAAACGAGTACGACCCGGAGAATATCTTTCGGCAGAATCAAAACGTGAAGCCAACAGATTGGGGGCAGTATCAGTAG
- a CDS encoding CBS domain-containing protein: MSTPLEMVSKDATLEEAATLMTDSEISALVVSTDPPSIITSTDIVAAAADGHAPTDLQVSDVMTKSVETVPPDLYLQQVAAMMTNFGIKHLPVTDGDDYIGMVSSTDVAAQLS; this comes from the coding sequence ATGTCGACACCGTTGGAGATGGTCTCCAAAGATGCGACACTCGAGGAGGCTGCAACACTAATGACCGACAGTGAGATCAGTGCTCTGGTCGTCTCGACTGATCCACCATCGATCATCACGAGTACCGATATTGTTGCTGCTGCTGCTGACGGGCATGCACCGACTGATCTTCAAGTCTCTGACGTGATGACCAAGTCAGTTGAGACTGTTCCGCCAGATCTCTACCTGCAGCAGGTTGCTGCGATGATGACTAATTTCGGCATTAAACACCTTCCCGTCACCGATGGTGATGATTATATTGGGATGGTCTCTTCGACCGACGTCGCCGCTCAGTTGTCCTGA
- a CDS encoding DUF6360 family protein, whose product MADRLMKVNAYTTLDLVDAVAKGHDFETEAFAVVNATADKKNPDCVELQFELDNMMEEHLPAHMEEIQLTPAQAREIAADLEKHAKRVEEAAESGEKTE is encoded by the coding sequence ATGGCAGACCGATTGATGAAAGTCAACGCGTATACGACGCTCGATCTCGTCGATGCCGTGGCGAAGGGACACGACTTCGAAACAGAAGCGTTCGCCGTTGTAAACGCAACGGCAGACAAAAAGAACCCGGACTGTGTAGAGTTGCAATTCGAACTCGACAATATGATGGAAGAACACCTGCCTGCGCATATGGAAGAGATTCAATTAACGCCCGCGCAGGCGCGCGAGATCGCAGCTGATCTCGAGAAACACGCGAAACGGGTCGAGGAAGCAGCTGAGAGTGGTGAAAAAACAGAGTAA
- a CDS encoding DUF2270 domain-containing protein codes for MDETSDRLDTQDEEVATNAGTDSEEFLSLLPHFYRGSVSQTVSAQDRLDRTTDWAITLIAALLSIVFASKDMPAYLLLIGLVLLGMFLFFEVRRYRFYDVWRSQVRFVEENIFANAFNPAGAEYHPNWREEISDDLRQPTFKVSYLEALSRRVRRVYALLFVVVGIAWVSKITLFSPETQWTEAAELPGVPGLVVATALAVFYIVVFLIAFWPSEREAKGEIHDVEPGHWKEANDERH; via the coding sequence ATGGACGAGACATCCGATCGACTCGATACTCAAGATGAAGAGGTTGCGACCAATGCTGGCACTGATTCGGAGGAGTTCCTTTCGCTCCTCCCGCACTTTTATCGAGGTAGTGTGAGTCAGACGGTAAGCGCGCAGGATCGGCTCGACCGAACAACCGACTGGGCAATCACCCTGATCGCCGCCTTGCTCTCGATAGTGTTTGCAAGCAAGGATATGCCGGCGTACCTCTTGTTGATCGGACTGGTACTGCTGGGTATGTTCCTCTTTTTCGAAGTCCGACGCTATCGGTTCTACGACGTATGGCGGTCTCAAGTCCGGTTCGTTGAGGAGAACATCTTCGCGAACGCCTTCAATCCCGCAGGCGCCGAATATCATCCGAATTGGAGAGAAGAGATCAGCGACGATCTCCGTCAGCCGACATTCAAGGTTTCATACCTCGAAGCCCTGTCTCGTCGGGTCCGTCGGGTGTACGCGTTACTGTTTGTTGTCGTCGGGATCGCCTGGGTCTCTAAGATCACCCTCTTTAGCCCCGAAACACAGTGGACTGAGGCCGCGGAGCTCCCAGGGGTCCCTGGCTTGGTCGTCGCAACAGCGCTGGCTGTGTTCTATATCGTAGTCTTTCTGATTGCGTTCTGGCCGAGCGAACGCGAGGCAAAAGGAGAAATTCATGACGTTGAACCCGGCCATTGGAAGGAAGCGAACGATGAACGTCATTAA
- a CDS encoding nitrite/sulfite reductase, with amino-acid sequence MVSDVEKWKDELYGTDIRAEIERFAEEGWEAIPDDEHDAWFERFKWYGLYHQRAGQESYFMMRIGPPGGVLEPGQFRQLVEIADDFSRGPAENPEFGNGWIDVTTRQAIQLHWIRLEDVPEIFDRLEEVGLSTVQACGDSWRNIVGCPVAGKDKHEHVDADALATELHDTFKRNDAYSNLPRKWKVSVTGCDEGCGQGDINDLAFEPAQKEIDGETVTGYNVRVGGGLSRNEPRFARNIDVFVTPEQAVDVAGGISGLFRDHGDRENRYNARMKFLVDEWGPEKVRETLQEDYVDFELETAGEDLRDSYSYNAGEADGKHDHVGVHEQDDGNYYVGLNVLVGRIGVDDAYELADAADAHGSGEVRLTQRQNIIFTDVPAKNLDDLRSESVLEDYSPDPHPFQRGSIACTGTEFCSLSIVETKNRQVRFGRWLTDNVSLPEGVENFHIHLSGCTASCAQPQIADVSLRGMKTRKNGEPVEALDIGLGGGLGENPQFASWVAERIPADEVPGAIANLIENFAEARDGTESFREFVAARDDDELADLIEPEETDYDDPYMHNTKRTWYPYAEEDDLDESPAPARADGTPIPSDD; translated from the coding sequence ATGGTCAGCGACGTTGAGAAGTGGAAGGACGAACTCTACGGGACGGATATCCGTGCAGAGATAGAGCGATTCGCCGAGGAAGGCTGGGAAGCGATTCCCGATGACGAGCACGATGCGTGGTTCGAGCGGTTCAAATGGTACGGTCTGTATCACCAGCGAGCGGGGCAGGAGTCGTATTTTATGATGCGGATCGGTCCGCCGGGCGGCGTCCTCGAGCCGGGGCAGTTCCGACAGCTCGTCGAAATCGCGGACGACTTCTCCCGCGGTCCCGCCGAAAATCCCGAGTTCGGAAACGGCTGGATCGACGTGACGACCAGACAGGCGATTCAGCTCCATTGGATTCGACTCGAGGACGTTCCCGAAATCTTCGATCGACTCGAGGAGGTTGGGCTCTCGACGGTCCAAGCCTGTGGTGACTCCTGGCGGAACATCGTAGGCTGTCCGGTTGCCGGCAAGGACAAACACGAACACGTCGACGCCGACGCGCTCGCCACGGAACTTCACGACACGTTCAAGCGCAACGATGCGTACTCGAATCTGCCGCGGAAGTGGAAGGTCTCGGTAACAGGCTGTGACGAAGGCTGTGGGCAAGGCGACATCAACGACTTGGCGTTTGAGCCTGCCCAGAAGGAGATCGACGGCGAGACCGTGACGGGATACAACGTTCGCGTCGGCGGTGGACTCTCGCGCAATGAACCGCGCTTCGCTCGTAACATCGACGTCTTCGTGACGCCGGAGCAAGCCGTCGACGTCGCGGGCGGGATATCCGGACTGTTCCGCGATCACGGAGACCGCGAGAACCGCTACAACGCCCGCATGAAGTTCCTCGTCGACGAGTGGGGGCCCGAAAAGGTCCGCGAAACGCTGCAAGAGGACTACGTCGACTTCGAACTCGAGACGGCTGGCGAAGACCTTCGAGACTCGTACTCGTACAACGCCGGTGAAGCCGACGGGAAACACGACCACGTCGGTGTCCACGAGCAGGACGACGGCAACTACTACGTCGGGCTGAACGTCCTTGTTGGGCGAATCGGCGTCGACGACGCCTACGAACTCGCCGACGCAGCTGATGCTCACGGTTCGGGTGAAGTGCGACTAACGCAGCGCCAGAACATCATCTTCACCGACGTCCCCGCGAAGAACCTCGACGACCTGCGTTCGGAGTCGGTGCTCGAAGACTACAGTCCCGATCCGCATCCGTTCCAGCGTGGCTCGATCGCCTGTACGGGGACCGAGTTCTGCTCGCTGTCGATCGTCGAGACGAAAAACCGGCAGGTTCGGTTCGGCCGCTGGCTTACGGACAACGTTTCCCTCCCCGAAGGAGTCGAGAACTTCCACATTCACCTCTCGGGATGTACGGCTTCGTGTGCCCAGCCACAGATCGCCGACGTCTCCCTTCGAGGGATGAAAACGCGCAAAAACGGCGAGCCGGTCGAAGCACTCGACATCGGACTCGGTGGCGGACTCGGGGAGAACCCGCAGTTTGCCTCTTGGGTCGCCGAACGCATCCCGGCAGACGAAGTTCCCGGAGCAATCGCGAATCTGATCGAGAACTTCGCCGAGGCACGCGACGGAACTGAAAGCTTCCGTGAGTTCGTCGCCGCTCGAGACGACGACGAACTCGCCGACCTGATTGAACCGGAGGAGACGGACTACGACGATCCGTACATGCACAACACGAAGCGGACCTGGTACCCCTACGCCGAAGAGGACGATCTCGACGAAAGTCCAGCACCCGCGCGGGCGGATGGAACGCCGATCCCATCTGACGATTAG
- a CDS encoding NAD-dependent epimerase/dehydratase family protein, whose protein sequence is MTLSNRRVLVTGGAGFIGSHLTERLLTDGADVTVVDDLSNGALDRVPEGATFVEADLTNPDALERHLDDIDLVAHLAASKHVDTDRPHAQFDENTRMTRTVLEAMAEADVTEIAYTSSSTVYGDAPRPTPEDYAPLEPISAYGASKLADEGLLSARAHSHDLTVWNFRFANVVGSRLRGAVIPDFIEKLRENPETLTILGDGRQEKSYLHVEDCLDAICHTIEHADGAMNTYNLGTRTTTSVDRIASIVAEELDVDPAREYTGGERGWTGDVPKMRLSIEKLSALGWEPTLSSDEAVRQATRELLTELR, encoded by the coding sequence ATGACGCTCTCGAATCGCCGCGTGCTCGTGACGGGTGGGGCCGGGTTCATCGGTTCGCATCTCACCGAACGGTTGCTTACGGACGGAGCCGATGTAACGGTCGTCGACGACCTGTCGAACGGTGCACTCGACCGTGTTCCCGAGGGAGCGACGTTCGTCGAAGCCGACTTGACGAACCCAGACGCTCTCGAGAGACATCTCGACGACATCGATCTGGTCGCTCATCTGGCCGCCTCGAAACACGTCGACACGGATCGGCCACACGCCCAGTTCGACGAGAACACGCGGATGACGCGAACCGTTCTCGAGGCGATGGCCGAAGCCGACGTCACCGAAATCGCCTACACGTCTTCGTCGACGGTCTACGGCGACGCCCCGCGACCGACACCCGAAGACTACGCGCCGCTCGAGCCGATCAGCGCCTACGGGGCGAGCAAACTGGCCGACGAGGGACTGCTCTCGGCGCGGGCCCACAGCCACGACCTGACAGTCTGGAACTTTCGCTTTGCGAACGTGGTCGGATCGCGACTCCGCGGCGCGGTGATCCCTGATTTCATCGAGAAACTGCGAGAGAATCCCGAGACGCTGACGATCCTCGGCGACGGCCGGCAGGAAAAGTCGTATCTGCACGTCGAAGACTGCCTCGACGCGATCTGTCACACCATCGAACACGCCGACGGCGCGATGAACACCTATAATCTCGGTACACGAACGACGACGTCGGTCGATCGGATCGCGTCGATCGTCGCCGAGGAGTTAGACGTCGATCCCGCCCGTGAGTACACCGGTGGCGAGCGGGGCTGGACCGGCGACGTGCCGAAGATGCGCCTCTCGATCGAGAAGCTGTCGGCCCTCGGCTGGGAGCCGACCCTGTCGAGCGACGAAGCGGTGCGACAGGCGACCCGAGAACTGCTCACTGAACTCCGCTGA
- a CDS encoding lysylphosphatidylglycerol synthase transmembrane domain-containing protein, which produces MNDGGERSGSASNGLLGTLTRRRLTIAGTVIVILGLFIAVREIDVRTVTAEITSADPLLLGAAVTIYAVSWPLRGRRYGDVLAAIGHRQSTTFLTMAIFISQTANLAIPARAGDAVRAYVINERDVPYTAGFASLAVERVFDLATITVLAGLATAWLVLGSEAGPLEIVAESGGARTALLAAAAVSMATVGAGAVVVTSARTDHGLGRRLLARAENWPRLEAGLEAALGFAGSVQVVARQPRALAAIGGTSLLVWLLDVITAVLVLASLGSGLAFGPLLVVGTLAVSVGNLAKVLPLSQGGVGLYEAAFTALVVALTPVGASTALAAAIVDHALKNGVTLVGGSGAVALLGVSLSDAAGQEATRKNGNFLGEPKK; this is translated from the coding sequence ATGAACGATGGGGGGGAGCGATCTGGCTCGGCGAGTAACGGACTCCTCGGGACACTGACTCGCCGACGGCTGACGATCGCCGGGACGGTAATCGTGATACTCGGCCTGTTCATCGCCGTTCGCGAAATCGACGTCAGGACCGTTACCGCCGAAATTACGAGCGCCGATCCACTCCTGCTTGGGGCTGCTGTCACCATCTACGCCGTTTCGTGGCCGCTTCGCGGCCGCCGATACGGAGACGTTCTGGCTGCAATCGGCCACCGGCAGTCGACGACGTTTCTCACGATGGCGATCTTCATCAGCCAGACGGCCAACCTCGCGATTCCCGCACGCGCTGGCGACGCCGTACGTGCGTACGTCATCAACGAACGCGACGTCCCGTACACTGCAGGATTCGCCTCACTGGCCGTCGAGCGGGTGTTCGATCTGGCGACGATCACCGTGCTTGCCGGACTCGCGACGGCGTGGCTCGTGCTTGGCAGCGAGGCTGGCCCGCTCGAAATCGTCGCGGAGAGCGGCGGCGCACGGACCGCCCTGCTGGCCGCAGCGGCTGTGAGTATGGCGACAGTCGGTGCCGGGGCCGTCGTCGTTACTTCGGCTCGAACGGATCACGGCCTCGGGAGGCGGCTTCTGGCACGGGCCGAAAACTGGCCGCGACTCGAGGCAGGCCTCGAGGCCGCGCTCGGGTTCGCAGGGAGCGTGCAGGTCGTCGCCCGTCAACCGCGAGCGCTGGCGGCGATCGGCGGGACGAGTCTACTGGTGTGGCTGCTCGACGTGATCACCGCCGTTCTCGTCCTCGCATCGCTCGGGAGCGGCCTCGCGTTCGGCCCACTGTTGGTGGTCGGAACGCTGGCGGTCAGTGTCGGCAACCTCGCGAAAGTACTGCCGCTGTCACAGGGCGGTGTCGGCCTCTACGAAGCAGCCTTTACGGCGCTCGTCGTCGCTCTCACGCCCGTCGGTGCGAGCACGGCACTGGCCGCTGCGATCGTCGACCACGCGCTGAAAAACGGCGTGACGTTAGTCGGCGGTAGTGGTGCGGTCGCCTTGCTCGGGGTTTCGCTTTCGGATGCAGCGGGGCA